The Halorussus rarus genome includes the window CCGAACCACCTCCGGGTCAAGAACTACGTGGTCGACATCGGCCAGGGCATCGGCGTGCTCCACTCGGAGGACTCCGGACCGCCCAAGGAGCGGCTCGTCGGGTCGTGGATGCGCGGGATGCTCCAGGAGCTGGACTCGCGGGGCCGGAAGAACCCCCAGGCGTTCAGCTACGACGGGGTGCTCTCGCAGGGCAACGGCCTGCTGACGGTCGTGGAGGACGCGGCCCAGCACGCCGACCTGCTCCAGAAGCTGCTCAACGTGCCCGACGAGAAGACGGTGAAGCTCGACAAGGGCATCCAGATGGACATCGACACCCAGCTGCTCATCATCTCGAACCCCGACCTCGAGGCGCAGCTGAACCAGCACGCCGACGCCGGGGGCGCCGACCCCCTGAAAGCGCTCAAGCGCCGGCTCGACCGGCGGCGGTTCAAGTACCTCACCAACATGAGCCTGGAGGCCGAGCTCATTCGGCGGGAGCTGACCAACGAGACCGACGTCTGGAAGGCCGACAGCTACGACGAGCTCGAGAACCTCATCCGCGAGCCCCTGTCGGTCCAGGTCCGCAAGGACGACTCCGGGGCCGGCGTGGGCCAGCGCGAGCTCGCGCCCCACGCCGTCGAGGCCGCGGCGCTCTACAGCGTCGTGACCCGGCTCGACGGCGAGGACGTGCCCGCGGGCCTCGACCTCGTCGACAAGGCGAAGCTGTTCGACCGGGGCTACCTGCTCGACGGCGACGACCGCCTCGACAAGGAGGACTTCGACTTCGACGACGACGCCGACGACGGCGACCAGGGGGTTCCGGTGACCTACACCCGGGACGTCATCGCGGACCTGCTCAACGACGAGAGCGACCGCGCCCACGCCGACTACCCGGTCGAGGAGGTCATCATGCCCCGCGACATCCTGAACGCGATGGCCGAGGAGCTGACCGCCGCGCCGGTGTTCTCGACCGCCGAGCGCACCGAGTACGAGAACCGGCTGGTGCCGGTCAAGAACCACATCTTCCAGCGCCAGGAGGCGGACGTACTCGACGCGATGATGCGCGACAAGCGCGTCGACGAGGAGACCGTCGAGGAGTACATCGAGCACGTCTACGCCTGGGCGACCGACGAGGAGGTCGAGAACGACCGGGGCGAGCGGGTCGAGCCCGACGCGCTCAAGATGAAGGTGTTCGAGACCGAGCACCTCGGCCGGTTCTCGCCCGAGAGCTACGGCGCCGACCACGGCCCGTCGCCCGCGGTCGAGGAGTTCCGGCGCAACAAGGTCATCACCGCGCTCAACCGCCACGCGTGGGAGAACCGCGACGAGGACTTCTCGGTGTCGGACATCGACCCGAAGGAGATCCCCATCATCAAGACGGTGCTCGCGAACTACGACTGGGACGACGTCCGGCGGGTGTACGAGGACTTCGACCCCAACCAGTGGGCCGACCCGCCCGGCAACACCGAGACGGCGTCGGTCAAAGACGAGACCATCGCGAACATGGTCGAGATGTTCGGCTACACCGAGGCGTCGGCCGAACTGACCAGCCAGCACGTCATGAGCCAGGTGAGCTACAAATGGGACTGAACAGCACCGACCGGCGGCCGGAGCGAACCGAGGTGAGCCGACGATGGGACTGAGGGAGGACCTCGAGCGGTACCGCGAGGTCGGCGAGGACAAGCGCGAGGACCTCGCGGACTTCATCCAGTACGGCGACCTTGGCCAGAGCCTGCCCGACGAAATCAACATCCCCATCAAGATCGTCGACCTGCCGGAGTTCGCCTACGACCAGCGCGACCAGGGCGGCATCGGCCAGGGCGACCCCGACGTGGGCGACCCCGTCGGCGAACCACAGCCCCAGCCCGGCGACGAGGGCGAGGAGGGCGACCCCGGCGACGAGTCGGGCGAGCACGACTACTACGAGATGGACCCCGAGGAGTTCGCCGAGGAGCTCGACGACGAACTCGGGCTCGACCTCGAGCCGAAGGGCAAGGAGGTCGTCGAGGAGAAGGAGGGCGACTTCACCGACATGACCCGCACGGGCCCCGACTCGACGCTCGACTTCGAGCGGATGTTCAAGGAGGGGCTCAAGCGGAAGCTGGCGATGGACTTCGACCCCGACTTCCTCGAGGAGGTGTTGAAGATCGACGGGTGGGGTCCCGACCGGACGTTCTCGTGGGCCCGCGACAACAGCATCAACGTCTCGAAGCACTGGCTGGAGGAGGCCTACGACCAGATCCCGGCGGGCGAGAAGACCAAGTGGGACTCCATCGAGGAGGTCGAGGAGAACGTCACCCACCGGACCACGGCCCAGAAGATAAAGCAGGAGGGCGTGCGCCACGTCCCCTTCCGGAAGGAGGACGAGCGCTACCGCTACCCCGAGATTATCGAGGAGCGCGAGAAGAACGTCGTCGTGGTCAACATCCGGGACGTCTCCGGGTCGATGCGCGAGAAGAAGCGCGAACTGGTCGAGCGGACGTTCACGCCGCTGGACTGGTACCTGACCGGGAAGTACGACAACGCCGAGTTCGTCTACATCGCCCACGACGCCGAGGCCTGGGAGGTCGAGCGCGACGAGTTCTTCGGCATCCGGTCGGGCGGCGGGACCAAGATCTCGTCGGCGTACGAGCTGGCGGCCGCGGTGCTCGACGAGCGCTACCCGTGGACCGACTGGAACCGCTACGTGTTCGCGGCCGGCGACAGCGAGAACTCCCGGAACGACACCAGCGAGAACGTCATCCCGTTGATGGAGGAGATCCCCGCGAACCTCCACGCCTACGTGGAGACCCAGCCTGACGGGAAGGCCATCAACGCGACCCACGCCGAGGAGGTCGAGGAGTACTTCGGCGAGTCGGACGAGGTGGCGGTCAGCTTCGTCAACAGCCCCGAGGACGTGACCGACGCCATCTACGAGATACTGAGCACGGAGGCCGAATCATGAGAGAGCGACCTCGAACCAAGAAGGCGGCGGAACCGCTGCAGGAGCCGGCCGAGGAGGCCCGGAACCTGGCCCACAAGCTCGGGCTCGACCCCTACGACGTGAACTACTGGGTGGTCGACTACGACGAGATGAACGAGCTCATCGCGTACAACGGGTTCCAGGAGCGGTACCCCCACTGGCGGTGGGGCATGCAGTACGACCGCCAGCAGAAGCAGGGCCAGTACACCGGCGGGAAGGCGTTCGAGATCGTCATCAACGACGACCCCTCCCACGCCTTCCTCCAGGAGTCCAACGACGTGGCCGACCAGAAGGCGGTCATCACCCACGTCGAGGCCCACGCCGACTTCTTCGCGAAGAACCGGTGGTACCGGATGTTCGCCGACGAGCTCGACGCCGCGGCCCTGCTCGAGCGCCACGCCGACCGCATCTCGGAGTACATGTCCGACCCCGATATCGACCGCGAGTCGGTCGAGCAGTGGATCGACAGCGTGCTCTGCCTGGAGGACAACATCGACCAGCACGAGCCGTTCAAGCGCCAGTTCGAGCGCGAGGGCGACGAGGACGACGGCGAGGTCGACGACGAACTCGACCAGAAGCTCGAGGAGATGGACCTCAGCGACGAGGTCAAGCGCCAGGTGTTCGACGAGGAGTGGCTCGACGAGCAGGCCGAGGCCGCCGAGCTCGACGAGCCCGAGATGGACGTGCTGGCGTTCCTCCGGGACCACGGCAAGGCCTACGACGAGGAGTCGGGCAAGGCCGAGGAGATGACCGAGTGGCAGAAGGAGATCCTGGAGATGCTCCGGGCCGAGTCGTACTACTTCGCGGCCCAGAAGCTGACGAAGGTGATGAACGAGGGGTGGGCGGCCTACTGGGAGTCGATGATGATGGGCGAGGAGGTGTTCGCCGGCGACGACGAGTTCCTGCTGTACGCCGACCACCAGGCCCGGGTGCTCAACTCGCCGGGGCTCAACCCCTACCAGCTCGGCAAGGAGCTGTGGGAGTACATCGAGAACACCGAGAACCGCCGCGAGGTCGCCCGCAAGCTCCTGCGGGTCGACGGCGTGACGTGGCGGAACTTCCACGACACGGTCGACTTCGACGAGGTCCAGGAGCTGCTCGCGCCCGACCCGCGCATCGACTCGGTCGACCCCGACGAACTCGACGAACTCGACGACCTCGTCCCCGAGAAGGTCGACGGCGAGGCGCTGGACGCCGCCAAAGCGGGCGTCTCCGCGAGCGACGCGAGCGGAGGCTCGTCGGACGAGTCCGACGGCGACATCGACGTCGAGCGGTACCCCTGGAAGGTGCTGAGCTACGCGGGACTGGCCGAGCGACACTTCTCGCTGTGCAAGCGCCAGAACCGCGGGTTCCTCCGGTCGGTCTCCCAGCAGGACCTCGAGCAGTACGCCCGCTACATCGTCGACGACGCGCGCTACGACACGGTCGAGGAGGCGCTGGCCGACGTCGACTACACCACCGGCTGGGACAAGATGCGGGAGGTCCGGGCGTCGAACAACGACGTGACGTTCCTCGACAGCTACCTGACCCAGGAGTTCGTCACCGACAACCAGTACTTCACCTACGAGTTCAGCCAGACCACGGGCGACTACCGGGTCGCCAGCACCGACTACGAGGACGTCAAGAAGAAGCTGATGCTCCAGTTCACCAACTTCGGCAAGCCCACCATCGCGGTGTACGACGGCAACTACAACAACCGCAACGAGCTACTGTTGGGTCACCACTACAACGGCGTGATGCTGGACATCGAGCAGGCCAAGCGGACCCTCGAGCGCGTGTTCGACCTCTGGGGCCGGCCGGTCAACCTCAAGACCATCGTGAAGGAGGTCGACGACCGCGACGCCGAGATCGCCCGGCGGCGCGACCGCGAGCCCGACCCCGAAGAGGTCGGCAAGCTCCTGCGCTACGACGGCGAGCAGTTCACGATGGAGGACTTGGACTGGAGCGAGGTCGAGGACATCGCGGCCACCGAGGTCGACTACGACACCAAGCCCGACGACTGGTTGGCGTAGCCGAACCGACCCGTCTCGGGGCCGAGCGGTACCGTCCCTCTATTTTCCGGAGTGCGAGTGTAGAAACCGCGACGCTCACTCCGCGTCCCGGGTGAAGTTCCGGAGCAGGCGGTCGCCGAACGCCAGCACCAGCACTGCGCCGAGCATGTTGAAGCAGAGGTCGAGCAGCGTGTCCTTCCTGCTGTACGAGACCAGTAGCGGGTCGATGCCGACGCGCTCGCTGGCCGCGTGGATGCCGTACTCCAGGAGTTCCCAGACAACGCCGACGACGACGACCGCTGCGAGGACCCGCGGTCGGGGGTCGCGGCCGCGGCGCCGGGCGGCAGCGTGGACGACCCCGGCGAACAGGGTCGCCGAGAGGGTGTGGGTGACGTGGTCCCACCACCAGGTGTCGTCGTACGGGCCGAGCATCCCGATCGCGTGGGCCAGCATCGCGACGCTCGCGTAGACGCGCTGCCACGGCCGGAACTCCACGTTCCAGACGCGCTCGACCGCGTTCGGGACGAAGGTGGCCGCGAACGAGAACGCGGCGTTCACCACGGCGCCCGGGTTCCGGCGGCGGAACCCCTCGACGAACACCGCGACGATACCGTACCTGAGACCGCGTTCGAGCGCCCGCGCCGCCGCGGTCCGCCTGCTTCGACTCATGCGTGTCAGTGGAGCGTAAGCGTCGGAACTATGAAATAGGTTCGTTTGGAGGACGAGGTGCGTCGCGAGCGTGCGGACCCGTCGAGCTTCGTCGTAGGCGTCTACTGCTCGCCGGCCAGTTGAATCCCGCGCGAGATGACGTACATCAGAACGATGCCGCATCCGACCGCCAGAACGAACTGGGCGGCGAGCGTGAATATCGCTCCGAGGGCCGAGTTGCCGACGAAGACGAAAACGAACGCGAACGGGACGAGCGCGATGGCGACGAACACTCCGATGAGACGAGCCAGAGGGATCGCCTCCAGAAGCACCTGTCTTCTATCTATCGTACCGGTTTCCCGATCGACGAACGGAGGGGACGGCGACATTCACTTCGCTGTGCTCGTCGCTCGACATATGAGTTTTCTGATTGTCGTACCGGAAACCGGTCCGGACGGAACGAACGCGGACGCCACTGACGCCAGAGAGCAGCGCGATACCACTCGAAGCAGTTTCCGCGTTTTCGGCTGCGCTCCGCGACGGACCTGCCTCTACGCTACCACGCGTACTCCTCCCGCGGGTCGACGTCGTCGCGCTCGCTGTCGTAGACGCGCTCGCCCTCCACGAACACCTGCCGGGCGTCCGAGTCGAGTTCGAACATCGGGCCGTCCCAGACCGCGAGGTCGGCGTCCGTCCCCTCCTCGAGCGTCCCGACGCGGTCCTCGATGCCCAGAATCTCGGCCGGGTTGCGCGTGACGGTCCGGAGCGCGACGTCCTTCGGCAGGCCCTCGCGGACCGCGAGGCCGACGCAGACGTCGAGGTGCTCCTGCGGGAGGACGGGCGCGTCGGTCTGGATGGCGACCTTGACGCCGGCCTCGTGGAGGATGCCCGGCGTCTCGAAGGTGATGTTGCGGAGTTCGTACTTGCTGGCCGACGAGATGGTCGGCCCGACCACGGCGGGTACGTCGCGCTCGACGAACTCCTCGGCGAGAACGTGGCCCTCCGTCGCGTGCTCGATGGACAGGTCGTCGATGCCGAACTCGTCGGCGATGCGGAACACCGTGGCGATGTCGTCGGCGCGGTGGGCGTGGACCCGCAGGGGCAGGTCGCCCTCCACGACGCGGGCGAGGTTCTCCATCCCGAGGTCGCGCTCGAAGGGCTCGTCGTCCTCGCGGGCCTTCGCGCGGCGCTCGACGTAGTCCTCGGCGTCCATCAGCGCCTGGCGGAGCGTGGCCGCGACGCCCGGTCGGGTCGCGGGCTGGCGGTCCTTCCCCTCGCCGTGGAACCGCTTGGGGTTCTCGCCGAAGGCGGCCTTCATGCCGTCCTCCCGGACGAGCATCCGGTCGGCGACGTCGCCGTAGGTCTTCATCGAGCAGATGATTCCACCGACCACGTTCGCGCTGCCCATCCGCGCCGAGACGGTCGTGACCCCGCCCTGGAACGCGTGCTTGAGCTCGTCGTCGCGGGGGTGGAACCCGTCGAGCGCGTTGACGTGCGGGGTCACCGGGTCCGAGACCTCGTTGACGTCGCCGTCCTCTGGTTCGCCCCACTCGGCCATCCCTGCGTGGCTGTGGGCGTCGATCAGGCCGGGCGTGACGCGATCCCCGCCGGCGTCGAACACCTCGGCGTCGTCGGGCACCGCCACCTCGTCGGCCGGCCCGACGGCGGCGATCTCACCGTCCTCGACCAGCACCGCGCCGTCCTCGATGGTCCCGCGCTCCGTCACCGTGTGAACGGTTCCGTTGACGATGGCTCGCATACCACCACGGTGCGACAGAGCGGGCATGAGTATTTCGGTTCGAAATATTCCGGCGCCGGTCGTAGCGACCCGGCAGGCTGCCGGTGGGTCTCCCCGAGAGCGGAACGTCCGGGGGTTCAGAACCAGTAGCTCAGCATGTTCCAGTACGAGAACTGCCAGAGCAGCGCCACCAGCGCGAGCGCCACCAGCGTGTAGTGGAGGCGGCCGAACAGCCCCCAGTACCGGTCGGTCCACGCGAGGACCGCGAAGGCGACGACGCCGAGCGCGGTGACCGCGAACACCAGCGGCACCGTGAGCAGCGATCCCAGGCTCCCCGGCCGGAAGACGATGCTGTTCGGGTCGGTCGCGAGGAGCGCGACGAAGCCGACCAGGAACCCGACCGCGTGCAGTCCCGCGAGGCCGGCGAGCCACCGGGCCGCCCGCGGGCGGTCGCTCCCGGTCCCGCGACCGTTCGCGGAGACTGCTGTCCCCTCACTCGCAACGCGCCTCCTGCGGCGCCACCGGCGCACGCGCCGCCAGAGCGCGGCGGCCGGCCAGCCCGCCAGCCCGGAGAGGACGACGAGCAGCGCGCCCGCGAGCAGGCCGGCCTGAACCATCGTCGTCTCCCACGGCGCGATGCGCTCGAAGCTCTGGGGCGCGGCGCCGTCGAAGAAGACGTACGTCGCTCGGCCGTCCTCGACCCGGAACGCCATCCGGCCCTCGCCGCCGACCTCCTCGAAGACCGTCGGCGCGGTCCGGACCCACCGGCTGGTCCCCTGACCGGGTAGCGAGGCCACCAGCGTCCCGTCGTCGGCCGCCCGGACCCGGAAGTCGCCGTTGACCGCGGCGATCTTGGTGAAGTCGGTGTACGACATCCGGGTGGTGCGGTACGCCCCGGTGAACGCCGAGAGCGGCGGGTCGGCGATGTCGCTGCCACCATCTGCGGCTACCGGCGACGCGGCCGGCTCCGAGTCGGTCGGGAAGAACCGGTCGACGAACGAGCCGATGAACTCCTCGCGGGCCGCCGCGCCGCCGACGCTGTTGTAGGAGACGAACACGCCGAGGTCCCGCTCGGGGAACAGCCAGAGTCCGGAGTGGAACAGCTCGGTGTCGCCGCCGTGGCCGATGATGCGGACGCCGTTCCGGTCCTGCTCGTAGAAGCCGAACGCCATCCCGTCGACCGCGGGATGGTTGGTGAAGTGCTGGCGGTGCATCCGCTCGGTGGCCGCCGCCGAGAGGACGCGCGAGTCGCGGTACCGGCCGTCCTGGAGGTGCGCGACCATGAAGTTCGCCATGTCGGTCGACGTGGCGCTCATCGACCCCGCGGGCGGCACGCCGACGGTCTCGAACTCGCCGCGGACGAACCGACCGCGCTCGTAGCGGTAGCCCGCCGAGAGCCTGCCCGGCATCGAGGCCGGCACCGGCTGGCGGAAGGTGCTCTGGGTCATGTCCAGCGGTTCGTAGAGGTTGCGCTCGACGTAGCTGTCGAACGAGGTGTCGGCCCGCCGCGCGACGATGTGGCCGGCGAGGGCCGCGCCGTAGTTGGAGTAGGAGGTGACGACGCCCGGCGGCCGGACCCGGGCGGGCACGTTCCGCAGGGTCTCACCGAGCGGTCGGACGTCCGCGGGCGACTCGACGAAGACGCCCTCGTACTGGTCCTCGAAGCCCGCGGTGTGGGTCGCGAGGTGTTCGAGCGTGACGGGCTCGCCGTACTTCCGGGGGATCTGAACCTCGCCGAGGTAGCGGTTCACGCTCGCGTTCGGGTCGAGTCGACCGCGCTGGACCTGCTGCATCGCGGCGGTCCAGGCGAACAGCTTCGACACCGACCCGATGCGGAACATGGTGCGGTTCGCGACGACCGGCGTCGCGTTCCGGCGGTCGGCGTAGCCGTACCCCTCGGCGAACAGCAGTTCGCCGTCCTTGACCACCGAGACGGTCGCGCCCGAGACGTGGTGCTCGTCCATGTCCTCGGCCATCGCGGCGTCGACGAACGCCTCGACCTCGGCGGCGGAGTCGACGCCGCGGGCCCCGCCGTCCCGGGTCGATTGGTTCGAGGAGGGAACCGCCGCTCCCGACGACGCGACGGCCACCGCGGGACCGATCTGGCCGACCAGGAGGAACAGCACCGCGAGGACCGGCAGAAGTTGTTGTCCGCGTTTCATGAAGGCCGGTACGAGCACCTCGTACTTCAAAACTCGTGGGGGTACGACACCTCGGAGCACACGATCCGGGACGCGGTTCGGTCCGACGCGGCCGGGGCCGTCCGGATCCGGCGTCCCGCTCCGAGTCCGCGCCCGGAACCGCCCGCGGCGGCCGAAAATCGAACCCCCAGTGTCGCGGAATCGGAAGGTCAATTCTTTAATACCCGGCGCGGAACCGTAGGGGTATGAAGCGAGTCGACGTTGCGATCGTCGGCGGCGGGCCCGCGGGCAGTTCTGCCGCGCGGGCGGCCGCCGAGCAGGGGGCCGACGCGCTCCTCGTCGAGAAGGGCGTCCCGCGGGCCGACCGCGAGGAGCTGGGCCCGGACTCGACCGACGCCGCCGGGATGCTCGACTACTGGGTCGACATCATGGACGTGTCCTTCGAGGAGATTCCCGACCACGTCGTCCTCCGGAAGCTCGACCGGACCGAGTTCTACGGCCCGACCGAGACCGCGACCATGTCGGCCACCGGCATCGAGTCGTCGTACGACGAGGGGTTCGGGTTCACCTTCGACCGCACCCGGATGGACGACTGGCTCCGCGACCGGGCCGAGCGGGCCGGCGCCGAGTACCGCGTCGGCGTCGGCGTCACCGACGTCGAGACCGACCTCACCGGGACGCCGACCCACACGCTCCACCTGTCGGACGGCGAGGACGTCGAGGCCGAGTACCTCGTGCTCGCCGACGGCCCCCAGCGCCAGGTCACGATGCGCGTGCTCGACCGGTTCGCACCCGATGGCAAGGCCATCTCGGAGATCATGGCGCCGAACACCGCCAACCACATCGCCTACCAGGAGTACCGGGAGTTCCCCGAGGAGCTGTTCGACCCGGACGCGCTCAAGTTCTGGTGGGGCGTGATGCCCGGCGAGACCGCCTACCCCTGGATATTCCCGAACGACGGCACGGTCGCCCGGGTCGGCCTCACGATGCCCATCGGGATGAACCTCGAGGACGTCGAGAACCCCGAGTCCTACGACCTCCTCCGGCCCGACGACGACGCGCTGCCCCGGCCCGCCGAGTACATCGAGCGCCTGCTGGAGCGGCAGTACGGCGACGAGTACGACCTCGCGGACTTCCCGCTGGTCACCGACCGCGGCAAGAGCGAGGGCACCGAGACCTACCCGATCTCCTCGACCCGGCCCATCGAGTCGCCGACCGCGGCCAACGTCGCGGTCGCGGGCGGCGCGATGGGCACCACCTCTGCGTTCCACGAGGGCGGCTACCACGTCGCGGCCCGGACCGGCCAGATCGCCGGCGAACTCGCGGGCGAGGGTCGGCTCGACTCGTACAACGACCGGTGGAAGGACGCCATCGGCGAGGAGATCGTCCGGAACGTCACCTTCGCCGACATCGTCGCCGACTACGGGCCCGACGACTGGGACCGGACGTTCGCGATGGCCAGCGACATCCTCGCCGACGAGGGCGAGGGCCGCCTGCTGAAGTACCGGCTCTCGTCGGGGCTCCGGGGCGCGAAGCTGGTCACCAGGTACAAGATGGCCAAGCGCAAGTACCGCAACGGCAAGTACGTCCAGTTCGCCGAGTCGGAGTACGAGGTCTGACGGCCACGCGACATTCCCTCCGGTGTCGGTTATCGTACAGGTAAAACTCGAAACCAGAACGCACTACACGCTCGAAGCCCTCCTGTCCCAGTCGTGGGCGACTCCGGATACCGCAGCGTGACGAAGCACCCGACGTTCGTCCGCCTCTATCGGTTCGTCATCGTCGGGACGAGCGCCGCCGGCGTCCAGACGGTAGTCCTCTGGTTGCTCGTGGAGTTCGCCGGCCTCAACTACCTGGTTGCGGCCACGCTCGCCATCGAACTCACCATCATCCTCCAGTACGTTGTGAACAACGCCTGGACGTTCCAGCACTCCCGGTACACCACCCGGTACGACTTCCTGGTCGGGCTGGCCCGGACCAACGTCGTTCGGGGGTCGGCCATCCCGCTCCAGTTGGCGCTGCTCTGGGCGTTCGTCAACTGGGCGGGGCTGGTCTATCTGCTGGCCAACGGCTTCGCCATCTTCATCAGCGGGCTCTACCGGTACTACCTCGACTCCCGGTGGACGTGGCAGATCGCGTGACCGGCCGAGGACGCGCTGGACCGCCGACCGCCGACGGATATGACCACCGCCGACGGACCTGACGACCGCCGGCGTCGGCCCACCGCGACAGTTCGGCGTCGGTCGTCCCGGTTCTCTCCGCGGCCGACGCTCCGAGCTCCGTCCCCGCGAGGGTCGTCCCTTCAGTCACCTATCCCGTCCTTCCAGCTCTCCTTCTCGTCTTTCCAGTCGCTCTTCGCGTCCTTCCAGTCGTCCTCGTCGAAGTCGTCCCACCAGTCGTCCGCCTCGCGGGGCTCGACCTCCTCCTCGACCGCCTCCTCGAGGTCGAGGTGGCCCTCGCCGCTGTAGGTCGGCTGGTCGAGGTCCTCGGCGGTCGCGACGAGGTGGCGACGGACGTCGCCCGGCGTCGCGCGGGGATTCAGGCTCTTGACCAGCGCGGCGGCCGCCGAGACCTGCGGGGCGGCCATCGAGGTGCCGGCCTTCCACCCGTACGCCGGAATCATCGTGTCGTCGTCCTCGCCCCACTCGAAGGCGGTGCTCAGCACCATGTCGTACTGCCAGTCGGCGTCGGCGGGCGGGTCGGCGGCGTAGTTGCCGCCGGGCGCGCTGATGTCGACCGCCTCGCGTCCGTGGTTCGTGTACGTCGCGGGCGTCGTCGTCGGCTTCCGCAGGTCGTCGAGCGGGTCGTCGAAGTCCTCGAGCTCGCCGTCGTCGTCCCGTCGGCCCCACTCGGGGGTCTCCCCGCTCTCGCCTTCCGCCTCGTCTTCGTCATCCACCCCTCTCTCTTCGCCGTCGTTCTCGCCCCGCTCTTCGTCGTCCTCGTCGTCCCAGCGATAGCCGATGGGTCCGGTCGCGCTGACGCTCATGACGTTGTCCGCCTCGTTCGGCAGGCTGAGGACGTCGCCGTCGGCGTCGAGGTCGACGCCGTCGTTGCCCGCCGCCGCGACCATCAGCGTCCCCCGCTCGTTCGCGAACGCCGCCGCGCGCTCGATGGCGTCCCGGAGCGTCGCGGTGTCGGCGTCCTTCGGGAGCGGGTAGACCCCGAGGCTCATGTTGGCCACGTCCGAGCCGACGTCGGCGCTGTACACCATCGCCGCGATGATGTCGCCGAAGAACGCGAACGGTCCGGTGAACACGCGCAGCGCCACGAGGTCGGTCCCGGGCGCGGTGCCGAGAATCCCTTTCTCGTTCGAACCGTCTGCCGCGATGATGCCCGCGACGTGGGTGCCGTGGTCGTTGACGTAGGGCGTGAAGTCGCCGCCGTCGCCGGTGAAGTTCCGCGAGAGGTCGGCGTTGAGCGGCCCCTCGAGGTCCGGATGGTCGGCTATCGCCCCCGAGTCGATGACCGACACTCGCGTCCCCTCGCCCCGGGTCTCCTCGGCGGCCTCCAGCAGCTCCTGGGACTGCTTGTCCCACTGGAGCGCGAACCGGGACGGGAGCTTCGACTCGTCGTCCCAGTAATCGCGCCCGTCGAAGTCGTCCTCCTCGCCCTCGTCGTCGTCCCTGTCGTCGTCCTCGTCGCCGTACTCCCTGTCCACCTCGAACTTCATCTCGACGTCCTTCGAGTGGCGCAGGCCGCTGACCGAGTTCGGGTTGCCCTCGACGACGGCGACGTCGATCT containing:
- a CDS encoding serine hydrolase domain-containing protein — translated: MKRGQQLLPVLAVLFLLVGQIGPAVAVASSGAAVPSSNQSTRDGGARGVDSAAEVEAFVDAAMAEDMDEHHVSGATVSVVKDGELLFAEGYGYADRRNATPVVANRTMFRIGSVSKLFAWTAAMQQVQRGRLDPNASVNRYLGEVQIPRKYGEPVTLEHLATHTAGFEDQYEGVFVESPADVRPLGETLRNVPARVRPPGVVTSYSNYGAALAGHIVARRADTSFDSYVERNLYEPLDMTQSTFRQPVPASMPGRLSAGYRYERGRFVRGEFETVGVPPAGSMSATSTDMANFMVAHLQDGRYRDSRVLSAAATERMHRQHFTNHPAVDGMAFGFYEQDRNGVRIIGHGGDTELFHSGLWLFPERDLGVFVSYNSVGGAAAREEFIGSFVDRFFPTDSEPAASPVAADGGSDIADPPLSAFTGAYRTTRMSYTDFTKIAAVNGDFRVRAADDGTLVASLPGQGTSRWVRTAPTVFEEVGGEGRMAFRVEDGRATYVFFDGAAPQSFERIAPWETTMVQAGLLAGALLVVLSGLAGWPAAALWRRVRRWRRRRRVASEGTAVSANGRGTGSDRPRAARWLAGLAGLHAVGFLVGFVALLATDPNSIVFRPGSLGSLLTVPLVFAVTALGVVAFAVLAWTDRYWGLFGRLHYTLVALALVALLWQFSYWNMLSYWF
- a CDS encoding NAD(P)/FAD-dependent oxidoreductase, with product MKRVDVAIVGGGPAGSSAARAAAEQGADALLVEKGVPRADREELGPDSTDAAGMLDYWVDIMDVSFEEIPDHVVLRKLDRTEFYGPTETATMSATGIESSYDEGFGFTFDRTRMDDWLRDRAERAGAEYRVGVGVTDVETDLTGTPTHTLHLSDGEDVEAEYLVLADGPQRQVTMRVLDRFAPDGKAISEIMAPNTANHIAYQEYREFPEELFDPDALKFWWGVMPGETAYPWIFPNDGTVARVGLTMPIGMNLEDVENPESYDLLRPDDDALPRPAEYIERLLERQYGDEYDLADFPLVTDRGKSEGTETYPISSTRPIESPTAANVAVAGGAMGTTSAFHEGGYHVAARTGQIAGELAGEGRLDSYNDRWKDAIGEEIVRNVTFADIVADYGPDDWDRTFAMASDILADEGEGRLLKYRLSSGLRGAKLVTRYKMAKRKYRNGKYVQFAESEYEV
- a CDS encoding GtrA family protein — translated: MGDSGYRSVTKHPTFVRLYRFVIVGTSAAGVQTVVLWLLVEFAGLNYLVAATLAIELTIILQYVVNNAWTFQHSRYTTRYDFLVGLARTNVVRGSAIPLQLALLWAFVNWAGLVYLLANGFAIFISGLYRYYLDSRWTWQIA
- a CDS encoding S8 family serine peptidase, which encodes MVDETNRRSFLKGSGAALAGLALPTATVSARSTEERYIVDLEDTAAEDLDDVTVVHDLSQIDVAVVEGNPNSVSGLRHSKDVEMKFEVDREYGDEDDDRDDDEGEEDDFDGRDYWDDESKLPSRFALQWDKQSQELLEAAEETRGEGTRVSVIDSGAIADHPDLEGPLNADLSRNFTGDGGDFTPYVNDHGTHVAGIIAADGSNEKGILGTAPGTDLVALRVFTGPFAFFGDIIAAMVYSADVGSDVANMSLGVYPLPKDADTATLRDAIERAAAFANERGTLMVAAAGNDGVDLDADGDVLSLPNEADNVMSVSATGPIGYRWDDEDDEERGENDGEERGVDDEDEAEGESGETPEWGRRDDDGELEDFDDPLDDLRKPTTTPATYTNHGREAVDISAPGGNYAADPPADADWQYDMVLSTAFEWGEDDDTMIPAYGWKAGTSMAAPQVSAAAALVKSLNPRATPGDVRRHLVATAEDLDQPTYSGEGHLDLEEAVEEEVEPREADDWWDDFDEDDWKDAKSDWKDEKESWKDGIGD